The Populus alba chromosome 6, ASM523922v2, whole genome shotgun sequence genome contains a region encoding:
- the LOC118030614 gene encoding large ribosomal subunit protein uL29y — MARIRVHELREKSKTELLAQLKELKAELALLRVAKVTGGAPNKLSKIKVVRLSIAQVLTVISQKQKSALREAYKNKKFLPLDLRPKKTRAIRRRLTKHQASLKTEREKKREIYFPIRKYAIKV; from the exons ATGG CAAGGATAAGGGTTCATGAGTTGAGGGAAAAGTCCAAGACAGAGCTCCTAGCCCAGTTGAAGGAGCTCAAGGCAGAGCTAGCCCTCCTCCGTGTTGCTAAGGTTACTGGGGGTGCCCCAAACAAGCTCTCCAAGAT AAAGGTGGTGAGGTTGTCAATAGCGCAGGTGTTGACGGTGATATCACAGAAACAGAAATCCGCACTCAGGGAAGCTTACAAGAATAAGAAGTTTCTGCCTCTTGATCTTCGTCCCAAGAAAACCCGTGCCATTCGCAGACGTCTTACTAAACATCAG GCATCTTTGAAGACAGAACGTGAGAAGAAGAGGGAAATTTACTTCCCAATTAGAAAATATGCAATCAAAGTATAG
- the LOC118030613 gene encoding large ribosomal subunit protein uL29: MARIKVHELREKSKTELLAQLKELKAELALLRVAKVTGGAPNKLSKIKVVRLSIAQVLTVISQKQKAALREAYKNKKFLPLDLRPKKTRAIRRRLTKHQASLKTKREEKREMYFPMRKYAIKV; the protein is encoded by the exons ATGG CAAGGATAAAGGTTCATGAGTTGAGGGAAAAGTCCAAGACAGAGCTACTGGCCCAGCTGAAGGAGCTCAAAGCAGAGCTCGCTCTCCTCCGTGTTGCCAAGGTTACTGGCGGTGCCCCTAACAAGCTCTCCAAGAT AAAGGTGGTGAGGTTGTCAATAGCGCAGGTGTTGACTGTGATATCACAGAAACAGAAAGCCGCACTCAGGGAAGCTTACAAGAATAAGAAGTTTCTGCCTCTTGATCTCCGTCCCAAGAAAACTCGTGCCATTCGCAGACGTCTTACTAAACACCAG GCATCTTTGAAGACAAAACGTGAGGAAAAGAGGGAGATGTACTTCCCGATGAGAAAGTATGCAATCAAAGTTTAG